Proteins encoded by one window of Serratia nevei:
- a CDS encoding cyanate transporter yields MRPLLTSIGPLLPTLRQATGLSFGGAALLTTLPVLMMGLMALAGGAINRLFSERSAVTLSLLAIGLGALWRELAPGSVQLLMSAVLGGLGIGVIQAVMPGIIKHHFLKSMALVAGLWSAALMGGGGLGAAITPWLMSTGRDWHSALAWWALPALVALLAWWPVSRGLSRLGAAGEHRGPSLLRNRRAWLLGAYFGLINGGYTSLIAWLPPYYMQLGWQPQASGSLLALMTFGQVMGALLLPALARNHDRRPLLLLALMMQLIGFIGLIYLPQTLPWLWVLVSGLGLGGAFPLCLVLALDHLHQPAAAGRLVAFMQGVGFLLAGVTPYLSGLLRDYSGGFVLDWQIHALLVVVLIAITWRFHPHSYRRAFAE; encoded by the coding sequence ATGCGGCCGCTGTTGACCTCGATCGGCCCGTTGCTGCCGACGCTGCGCCAGGCCACCGGACTGAGCTTTGGCGGCGCGGCGCTGCTGACCACGCTGCCGGTGCTGATGATGGGGCTGATGGCGCTGGCGGGCGGCGCCATCAATCGGCTGTTCAGCGAACGCAGCGCCGTGACGTTGAGCCTGCTGGCGATCGGGCTGGGCGCGCTTTGGCGCGAACTGGCCCCCGGCAGCGTGCAACTGTTAATGAGCGCGGTGCTGGGCGGGCTCGGCATCGGGGTGATCCAGGCGGTGATGCCCGGCATCATCAAGCATCACTTCCTTAAAAGCATGGCGCTGGTGGCCGGGCTGTGGTCGGCGGCGCTGATGGGTGGCGGCGGTCTGGGGGCGGCGATCACCCCATGGCTGATGAGTACGGGGCGCGACTGGCACAGCGCGCTGGCCTGGTGGGCGTTGCCGGCCCTGGTGGCGCTGCTGGCCTGGTGGCCGGTCAGCCGCGGGCTGTCTCGCCTGGGCGCGGCGGGAGAACACCGCGGCCCAAGCCTGCTGCGCAACCGGCGCGCCTGGCTGCTCGGTGCCTATTTCGGCCTGATCAACGGCGGTTATACCAGCCTGATCGCCTGGCTGCCACCGTACTACATGCAGCTCGGCTGGCAGCCGCAGGCCAGCGGTTCGCTGCTGGCGCTGATGACCTTCGGCCAGGTGATGGGCGCGCTGCTGCTGCCGGCACTGGCGCGCAATCATGACCGGCGGCCGCTGCTGCTGTTGGCCTTGATGATGCAACTGATCGGCTTTATCGGCCTGATTTACCTGCCGCAAACGCTGCCGTGGCTGTGGGTGCTGGTTTCCGGGCTGGGGCTGGGCGGCGCGTTCCCGCTGTGCCTGGTGCTGGCGCTTGATCACCTGCACCAGCCGGCGGCGGCAGGGCGGCTGGTGGCCTTTATGCAGGGCGTCGGCTTCCTGCTGGCGGGCGTCACGCCTTACCTTTCCGGCCTGCTGCGCGACTACAGCGGCGGCTTCGTGCTGGACTGGCAGATCCACGCGCTGCTGGTGGTGGTGCTGATCGCCATCACCTGGCGCTTCCACCCGCACAGCTATCGGCGGGCGTTCGCCGAATAA
- a CDS encoding isochorismatase family protein, whose translation MSQSALLIIDVQQSFQHRPFWQEDDLPAFQQALTRLIAGCQQRGAALVDVLHVSPQGPFSLASGHVQRLPFLTHQADITVHKHVHNALTESGLDAWLRERDINHLIVSGIRTEQCCETTTRVASDLGYRVTFVTEATLTFPMRHPDGEVFTPAQLKRHTETVLVDRFARIASVDEALAQLAQE comes from the coding sequence ATGTCACAGAGCGCGTTATTGATCATCGATGTCCAGCAATCATTCCAGCACCGTCCATTCTGGCAGGAGGACGATCTGCCGGCGTTTCAGCAGGCGCTGACCCGCCTGATCGCGGGCTGCCAACAACGCGGCGCGGCGCTGGTCGACGTGCTGCACGTTTCGCCGCAGGGGCCGTTCTCGCTGGCATCAGGCCACGTGCAGCGCCTGCCGTTCCTCACCCACCAGGCGGATATCACCGTGCATAAGCATGTGCACAATGCGCTGACCGAATCCGGCCTCGACGCCTGGCTGCGCGAGCGGGATATCAACCACCTGATCGTCTCCGGCATCCGTACCGAGCAGTGCTGCGAAACCACCACCCGGGTGGCGTCCGATCTCGGTTATCGGGTGACCTTCGTCACCGAGGCGACGCTGACCTTCCCGATGCGCCATCCCGACGGCGAAGTCTTTACCCCCGCGCAGCTGAAGCGGCATACTGAAACCGTACTGGTCGATCGTTTCGCCCGCATCGCCAGCGTGGATGAGGCGCTGGCGCAACTCGCACAGGAGTAA
- a CDS encoding GlxA family transcriptional regulator, whose protein sequence is MSQAVYFLLLPNVLSLDVSGPAETLRLAGQFSLRYLSPSPQIICSIGMTLSGLQPLPERLEDGAILVLPGVGDSQRYFAGEEAEQARRWLATLRPDLQRQRITLVCICSGALLAAQAGLLDGYQCTTHHDVIERIRRQAPAAQVKENRIFVEDRGVYTSAGITTGIDLALHLVHRHCGSGRARDVARDMVVYFRRAGDDPQLSPWLRYRNHLHPAVHRAQDVMAAEPEADWSVPQVAEKAHVSSRHLARLFRSHVGISVREYHEQLRLAVAQQRLQQGYGLEKAALAAGFSSGRQLRRAQQRQRSPL, encoded by the coding sequence ATGTCGCAGGCCGTCTATTTTCTGCTGTTGCCCAACGTGCTGTCGCTGGACGTCAGCGGCCCGGCGGAAACCCTGCGCCTCGCGGGGCAGTTCAGCCTGCGTTATCTCAGCCCGTCGCCACAGATCATCTGCTCCATCGGCATGACGCTGAGCGGCCTGCAGCCGTTGCCCGAACGCTTGGAAGACGGCGCCATCCTGGTGCTGCCGGGCGTCGGCGATTCGCAGCGCTATTTCGCCGGGGAAGAGGCCGAGCAGGCGCGTCGCTGGCTGGCGACGCTGCGGCCCGATCTGCAGCGACAGCGCATCACCCTGGTGTGCATCTGCTCCGGCGCGCTGCTGGCGGCGCAGGCCGGGCTGCTCGACGGCTATCAGTGCACCACCCACCACGACGTTATCGAGCGTATCCGCCGGCAGGCACCGGCAGCGCAGGTGAAAGAGAACCGTATCTTCGTCGAAGATCGCGGCGTCTACACCAGCGCGGGCATCACCACCGGCATCGATTTGGCGCTGCACCTGGTCCACCGCCACTGCGGCTCCGGCCGGGCGCGCGACGTCGCCCGCGATATGGTGGTCTATTTCCGCCGCGCCGGGGACGATCCGCAGCTGTCGCCCTGGCTGCGCTACCGCAACCACCTGCACCCGGCGGTGCACCGCGCGCAGGACGTGATGGCCGCCGAGCCGGAGGCCGACTGGTCGGTGCCGCAGGTGGCGGAAAAAGCGCACGTCAGCAGCCGCCATCTGGCACGGCTGTTTCGCAGCCACGTCGGCATCAGCGTGCGGGAATATCATGAGCAGCTGCGGCTGGCGGTGGCGCAACAGCGTCTGCAGCAAGGATATGGGTTGGAGAAGGCCGCGTTGGCGGCCGGCTTTTCTTCCGGGCGGCAGCTGCGCCGCGCCCAGCAGCGCCAGCGCTCGCCGCTATGA
- a CDS encoding amidohydrolase family protein — protein MENPQQPGRRAFLSQTGKLTTACAVIGLTGGMAQAASPGDGQCAPAPMTLTDRHYCLSEVRLEDGFEYDGETVIGTRTALYTLEIKDGKIAAIHAANASLPAGVPRYQAQGQLLLPAFRDMHIHLDKTFYSGPWQAPRPRQGKTIMDMIALEQTLIPKLLPTSQQRAENLIALLQSKGSTVARSHCNIDPVSGLKSLEHLQRALENHRADFSCEIVAFPQHGLLHSRVDALMREAMQMGVQYVGGLDPTNVDGAMEKSLDAMFQIALDTGKGVDIHLHETSPAGVAAINYMIATVEQNPALRGKVTISHAFALTTLTPGELAETATRLAAQQITIASTVPIGGLMMPLPQLSEKGVFVMTGTDSVIDHWSPFGTGDILEKANLYAQLYRGSDEYHLSRAMAISTGGVLPLDDKGQRAWPKAGDAAEFVLVNASCSAEAVARLPARSATFHQGRLVAGQVSKA, from the coding sequence GTGGAAAACCCTCAACAACCGGGCCGCAGAGCCTTCCTCAGCCAAACCGGCAAACTCACCACCGCCTGCGCGGTGATCGGCCTGACCGGCGGCATGGCGCAGGCCGCGTCACCGGGCGACGGGCAGTGCGCACCGGCACCGATGACCCTGACCGATCGCCACTACTGCCTGAGTGAGGTGCGGCTGGAAGACGGTTTTGAATACGACGGCGAAACGGTGATCGGCACCCGCACCGCGCTGTACACGCTGGAGATCAAAGACGGCAAGATCGCCGCCATTCACGCCGCCAACGCCTCCCTGCCCGCCGGCGTGCCCCGCTATCAGGCGCAGGGCCAGCTGCTGCTGCCGGCGTTCCGCGACATGCACATCCACCTGGACAAAACCTTCTACAGCGGCCCGTGGCAGGCGCCGCGCCCGCGCCAGGGCAAGACCATCATGGACATGATCGCGCTGGAGCAGACGCTGATCCCGAAACTGCTGCCCACCTCGCAGCAGCGGGCGGAAAACCTGATCGCCCTGCTGCAGTCCAAAGGCAGCACCGTGGCGCGCAGCCACTGCAATATCGATCCGGTCAGCGGCCTGAAAAGCCTGGAGCACCTGCAGCGCGCGCTGGAAAACCACCGGGCGGATTTCAGCTGTGAAATCGTCGCCTTCCCGCAGCACGGCCTGCTGCACTCCAGGGTCGATGCGCTGATGCGCGAAGCGATGCAGATGGGCGTGCAGTACGTCGGCGGGCTCGATCCGACCAACGTCGACGGCGCGATGGAGAAATCGCTGGACGCCATGTTCCAGATCGCCCTCGATACCGGCAAAGGCGTGGATATTCACCTGCATGAGACCAGCCCGGCCGGGGTAGCCGCCATTAACTACATGATCGCCACCGTGGAGCAAAACCCGGCGCTGCGCGGCAAGGTCACCATCAGCCACGCTTTCGCCCTGACCACGCTGACGCCGGGCGAACTGGCGGAAACCGCCACCCGGCTGGCGGCGCAGCAGATCACTATCGCCTCTACGGTGCCGATCGGCGGCCTGATGATGCCGCTGCCGCAGCTCAGCGAGAAAGGGGTGTTCGTGATGACCGGCACCGACAGCGTGATCGACCACTGGTCGCCGTTCGGCACCGGCGACATTCTGGAGAAGGCTAACCTGTATGCCCAGCTGTACCGCGGCTCCGACGAGTATCACCTGTCGCGCGCCATGGCCATCTCCACCGGCGGCGTGCTGCCGCTGGACGATAAGGGCCAGCGCGCCTGGCCGAAAGCCGGCGACGCCGCCGAGTTCGTGCTGGTCAACGCCAGCTGTTCCGCCGAGGCGGTCGCCCGCCTGCCGGCGCGCAGCGCCACCTTCCATCAGGGGCGTCTGGTGGCCGGCCAGGTGAGCAAAGCCTAA
- a CDS encoding LysE family translocator produces the protein MNLSLLAAYFAAILLLIATPGPVVAMVANTAARFGARRALLTALGSNGASLLLIGIAALIITGLFAVDMRMLQWVGLLGCLFIGRMAIVSLYEDLSARTPDAQPVAPPQKRSAILNGFLVGIANPKDIVFFVAFFPQFIAVTPSIGASLTLLTALWVLADFAILLTYITLLSGMALQHARRAISVLSASLLLGVAVVGAGYALWGLLG, from the coding sequence ATGAACCTGTCGTTACTGGCGGCGTATTTCGCCGCCATTTTGTTGCTGATCGCCACGCCGGGGCCGGTGGTGGCGATGGTGGCCAACACCGCCGCGCGCTTTGGCGCCCGGCGTGCGCTGTTGACCGCGCTGGGCAGCAACGGGGCCTCCTTGTTGCTGATCGGCATCGCCGCGCTGATTATCACCGGGCTGTTCGCCGTGGATATGCGCATGCTGCAGTGGGTAGGTCTGCTGGGTTGCCTGTTTATCGGCCGTATGGCGATCGTCTCGCTGTATGAGGATTTATCCGCGCGAACCCCCGATGCGCAGCCCGTTGCGCCGCCGCAAAAACGCTCGGCGATCCTGAACGGTTTTCTGGTGGGCATCGCCAACCCCAAAGACATTGTCTTCTTCGTCGCCTTTTTCCCGCAGTTCATCGCCGTCACCCCCTCGATCGGCGCCAGCCTGACGCTACTGACCGCGCTGTGGGTGCTGGCGGACTTCGCCATCTTGCTGACCTATATCACCCTGCTGTCGGGAATGGCGCTGCAGCACGCGCGGCGGGCGATCTCTGTCCTGTCGGCGTCGCTGCTGTTGGGGGTGGCGGTAGTGGGAGCGGGGTATGCGCTGTGGGGGCTGCTCGGCTGA
- a CDS encoding LysR family transcriptional regulator, giving the protein MASSLPPLYALRAFESAARTGSFTLAAEELHLTPSAVSKHIKTLEQHFGCRLFQRNGPRIEVTPQGKIFAAELQQGFGRIEQACELFRSHRDLLRLKAPSTLTMRWLLDCLSRFRQTAQAFDVQAASVWMDIDSVDFFSEPYDCAILLGNGHFGANTAAAKLFDEWLIPICAPALLADGQRDLAACPLIHPSPDRRDWRRWLQKSGIAAPIDLARGQVFDSLEQGNAAAIAGHGVSIGDLALSLRTIEEGLLALPCDAAVRTGDGYYLVWPAESAKRPLIERLQAFLAAQTPDVSRAAVRFIG; this is encoded by the coding sequence ATGGCCAGTTCCCTTCCGCCGCTTTACGCCCTGCGCGCCTTCGAAAGCGCCGCCCGCACCGGCTCGTTCACGCTGGCCGCCGAGGAGCTGCATCTCACCCCGAGCGCGGTCAGCAAGCACATCAAAACGCTGGAGCAGCACTTCGGCTGCCGGCTGTTCCAGCGCAACGGCCCGCGTATCGAGGTCACGCCGCAGGGGAAAATCTTCGCCGCCGAGCTGCAGCAAGGGTTTGGCCGCATCGAGCAAGCCTGCGAGCTGTTCAGAAGCCACCGCGATCTGCTGCGGCTGAAGGCGCCCTCCACCCTGACCATGCGCTGGCTGCTGGACTGCCTAAGCCGGTTCCGGCAAACGGCGCAGGCGTTCGACGTGCAGGCAGCCAGCGTCTGGATGGACATCGACAGCGTGGATTTTTTCAGCGAACCCTACGACTGCGCCATCCTGCTCGGCAACGGCCATTTCGGCGCCAACACCGCCGCCGCCAAGCTGTTCGACGAATGGCTGATCCCGATTTGCGCCCCCGCGCTGCTCGCCGACGGGCAGCGCGATCTCGCCGCCTGCCCGCTGATCCACCCTTCACCCGATCGGCGCGACTGGCGGCGCTGGCTGCAAAAAAGCGGCATCGCGGCCCCGATCGATCTTGCACGCGGCCAGGTATTTGATTCGCTGGAACAGGGCAATGCGGCGGCCATCGCCGGGCACGGTGTCTCGATCGGGGATCTGGCGCTGAGCCTGCGAACCATTGAGGAGGGGTTATTGGCGCTGCCTTGTGACGCCGCCGTGCGCACCGGCGACGGTTACTATCTGGTTTGGCCGGCGGAGTCGGCGAAACGGCCGCTGATCGAACGCTTACAGGCGTTTCTCGCCGCCCAAACGCCCGACGTCAGCCGGGCCGCCGTCAGGTTTATCGGCTAG
- a CDS encoding nucleotidyltransferase domain-containing protein encodes MHDPMLELLFSEYRRKVLSLLFIEAGQVFHVREIARRTATQAGTLHKELSRLAEAGILLRQRQGNQICYQANADCLIFPELAAIFRKACGPAARLRQVLTGFGEDIERAFIFGSVASGKATAASDIDILIVGKLSFADVIQAVYPLQATLGREINPKLYSPEEWQAALAENSAFIQDIMDKPQLWIVGDKDDAGQSGRAGTGGDNA; translated from the coding sequence ATGCACGATCCGATGCTCGAATTGCTGTTCAGCGAATACCGTAGAAAAGTGCTAAGCCTGCTGTTTATTGAAGCCGGGCAGGTGTTTCATGTGCGAGAAATTGCGCGGCGCACCGCAACTCAGGCCGGGACTTTACACAAAGAGTTGAGCAGGCTGGCTGAAGCCGGCATCTTGCTCAGGCAGCGGCAGGGCAACCAAATTTGCTATCAGGCCAACGCCGATTGCCTGATTTTTCCCGAGCTGGCGGCGATTTTCCGCAAGGCCTGCGGGCCGGCTGCACGCTTACGGCAGGTGTTGACAGGATTTGGGGAAGACATCGAACGGGCTTTCATCTTTGGTTCCGTCGCCAGTGGCAAAGCGACGGCGGCCAGTGATATCGATATTCTGATCGTCGGTAAACTGTCTTTTGCGGATGTGATTCAGGCGGTTTATCCACTGCAGGCAACGCTGGGTCGGGAAATTAACCCCAAACTGTACTCGCCGGAAGAGTGGCAAGCGGCTTTGGCCGAGAACTCCGCGTTTATTCAGGACATTATGGATAAACCCCAACTCTGGATTGTGGGAGACAAGGATGACGCTGGACAATCTGGTCGGGCTGGGACTGGAGGTGATAACGCCTGA
- a CDS encoding acyltransferase, with protein sequence MSEKIGWIDNLRAMACMMVVMIHATTYYVTNGAAIGLHNWDIANVLNSLSRVSVPLFFMISGYLFFGDKSAGRRHFTRIACCILFYSAIALIYIATFTKIGFWPSLRAILQKPVFYHLWFFYAIAVIYLLSPLISVKPVSRRYLAAALVVLAAIANPNTDKLTFGNVHLLPVNLYIYGDTFYYLLYALAGRAIGMMEARGRVVGWLAALGFALCVALIARGTKHQLFINGNFADTYYIYSGPLVFMAAVALLVWVKHCLPQPIGWLSAFSRHSLAIYGFHALIVNVMRSRHLDFTGHPLLDIFWVFGVALGLSLLLSVGLQRLDTRRLVS encoded by the coding sequence TTGAGCGAGAAAATCGGCTGGATAGACAACCTGCGGGCGATGGCGTGCATGATGGTGGTGATGATCCACGCCACCACCTATTACGTCACCAACGGCGCGGCGATAGGGCTGCACAATTGGGATATCGCCAACGTGCTGAACTCGCTGTCGCGCGTGTCGGTGCCGCTGTTTTTCATGATTTCCGGCTACCTGTTCTTCGGCGACAAGAGCGCCGGCCGGCGGCATTTCACCCGTATCGCCTGCTGCATTCTGTTCTACAGCGCCATCGCGCTGATCTATATCGCGACCTTTACCAAGATCGGCTTCTGGCCGTCGCTGCGCGCCATCCTGCAAAAGCCGGTGTTCTATCATCTGTGGTTTTTCTATGCCATTGCGGTGATTTACCTGCTGTCGCCGCTGATCAGCGTCAAGCCGGTGTCGCGCCGTTACCTGGCCGCCGCGCTGGTGGTGTTGGCGGCGATCGCCAACCCGAATACCGACAAGCTGACCTTCGGCAACGTGCACCTGCTGCCGGTTAACCTGTATATCTACGGCGATACCTTCTACTACCTGCTGTATGCGCTGGCCGGGCGGGCGATTGGCATGATGGAGGCGCGCGGGCGCGTCGTGGGCTGGCTGGCGGCGCTGGGATTTGCGCTGTGCGTGGCGCTGATCGCGCGCGGCACCAAGCACCAGCTGTTCATCAACGGCAACTTCGCCGATACCTACTATATCTACAGCGGCCCGCTGGTGTTTATGGCGGCGGTGGCGCTGCTGGTGTGGGTGAAACACTGTCTGCCGCAGCCGATCGGCTGGCTGAGCGCGTTCTCCCGCCATTCGCTGGCGATCTACGGTTTTCACGCCCTGATCGTCAACGTGATGCGCAGCCGGCACTTGGATTTCACCGGCCACCCGCTGCTGGATATCTTCTGGGTGTTCGGTGTGGCGCTGGGGCTCAGCCTGCTGCTGTCTGTCGGCCTGCAGCGGCTGGATACCCGCCGGCTGGTGTCATAG
- a CDS encoding LysR family transcriptional regulator, whose product MNRYPMFNPQLLLSFVAVCDSNSFTRAAERVFLSQSTVSQQVRRLEEMLGKPLFERSSHQVLLTEEGVKLLSYARRIIALNEEAHDALTGIWRDGVLRIGMPEDFAVPTTELLADFSREHPHLRLDVASGLSADLHSAYAREELDLILVKQRRRQPPRAARPEPLLWLDSLAFPAIEQSPVPLAVFPLSGLYRDELCQALDNLGKRWRIGYSSASLAALTAASAAGLGVTLLPAGCRLPTHRVLGEAEGLPPIDSFELALYYRDGAPAATLALAQRLAVFCGLK is encoded by the coding sequence ATGAATCGCTACCCGATGTTCAATCCGCAGCTGCTGCTCAGCTTCGTCGCCGTGTGCGACAGCAACAGCTTCACCCGCGCCGCAGAGCGAGTGTTCTTGTCGCAGTCCACCGTCAGCCAGCAGGTGCGCCGGCTGGAAGAGATGTTGGGCAAACCGTTGTTTGAACGCTCCTCGCATCAGGTGCTGCTGACTGAAGAAGGCGTGAAGCTGTTGAGCTACGCGCGCCGCATCATCGCGCTGAATGAAGAAGCCCACGACGCGCTGACCGGCATCTGGCGCGACGGCGTACTGCGGATCGGCATGCCGGAGGATTTCGCCGTGCCCACCACCGAGCTGCTGGCCGACTTCAGCCGTGAGCACCCGCACCTGCGGCTGGACGTCGCCAGCGGCCTGAGCGCCGATCTGCACAGCGCCTACGCGCGTGAAGAGCTGGATCTGATCCTGGTGAAGCAGCGCCGCCGGCAACCGCCGCGCGCCGCGCGGCCGGAACCGCTGCTGTGGCTGGACAGCCTGGCCTTCCCGGCCATCGAGCAATCGCCGGTGCCGCTGGCGGTATTTCCGCTCAGCGGCCTGTACCGCGACGAGCTGTGCCAGGCGCTGGACAACCTCGGCAAACGCTGGCGCATCGGCTACAGCAGCGCCAGCCTGGCGGCGCTGACCGCCGCTTCCGCCGCCGGGCTGGGCGTCACCCTGCTGCCGGCCGGCTGCCGTCTGCCCACGCATCGGGTGTTGGGCGAAGCCGAAGGATTACCGCCGATAGACAGCTTCGAACTGGCGCTCTACTACCGCGACGGCGCCCCCGCCGCCACGCTGGCGCTGGCCCAGCGGCTGGCGGTGTTTTGCGGGTTGAAGTGA
- a CDS encoding DNA-binding protein, translating to MTLDNLVGLGLEVITPDARAIKKLLAAAARNRRDAGITQLSNESRFDTAYKAVMQMANAALQAKGYRTLTSKPGHHQIMIQSLPLTVGLPREAMICLDALRKQRNVADYSGDLVTDAAVQACLEQTEALWGRLIDWLQREYPQIVA from the coding sequence ATGACGCTGGACAATCTGGTCGGGCTGGGACTGGAGGTGATAACGCCTGACGCGAGGGCGATTAAAAAATTGCTGGCCGCCGCCGCTCGCAACCGACGCGATGCGGGTATCACTCAGCTCAGCAATGAGAGCCGTTTCGACACGGCATATAAGGCGGTCATGCAAATGGCTAATGCCGCTTTACAAGCCAAGGGATACCGCACGCTGACCAGCAAACCCGGCCATCACCAGATCATGATCCAATCGTTGCCGCTCACCGTCGGGCTGCCGCGCGAGGCAATGATCTGCCTGGACGCATTGCGAAAGCAGCGCAACGTGGCGGATTATTCCGGCGATTTGGTGACGGACGCTGCGGTACAGGCTTGCCTTGAGCAGACAGAGGCGCTGTGGGGGCGGCTTATCGACTGGCTGCAGCGCGAATATCCGCAGATAGTGGCGTAA
- a CDS encoding MFS transporter, which yields MKTTLPPAARLGRQALLFPLCLVLFEFATYIGNDMIQPGMLAVVADFNAGEEWVPTSMTAYLAGGIFLQWLLGPLSDRRGRRPVMLAGVAFFIVACLAILLVTTIEQFIAMRFLQGIGLCFIGAVGYATIQESFEEAVCIKITALMANVALIAPLLGPLAGAALIHVAPWQSMFVLFAALAAIAFYGLWKAMPETATLQGEAFSAANLWRDYRQVLGNRRFLCGALAIGFASLPLLAWIAQSPVILISGESLSTLDYGLLQIPVFGALILGNLTLARLTGKNSVERLIKLGAGPMLLGLLIAALATQFSSHAYLWMTAGLSLYAFGIGLANAGLYRLTLFSSNVSKGTVSATMGMLSMMVFTVGIELAKVAYVWGGSGLFNLFNLISGLCWLTLVALFLGKRRNGDPTPQPTGAA from the coding sequence ATGAAAACGACATTACCACCTGCGGCACGTTTGGGCCGACAGGCGCTTTTATTCCCTCTTTGTCTGGTGCTGTTCGAGTTCGCCACCTATATCGGCAACGATATGATTCAGCCGGGCATGCTGGCCGTCGTGGCGGATTTCAACGCCGGCGAAGAGTGGGTACCCACCTCGATGACCGCCTATCTGGCCGGCGGCATCTTCCTGCAGTGGCTGCTCGGGCCGCTGTCGGATCGCCGCGGCCGTCGCCCGGTGATGCTGGCCGGGGTGGCGTTCTTTATCGTCGCCTGCCTGGCGATCCTGCTGGTCACCACCATCGAACAGTTCATCGCCATGCGTTTCCTGCAGGGCATCGGCCTGTGCTTTATCGGCGCCGTCGGCTACGCCACCATTCAGGAGTCGTTCGAAGAGGCGGTGTGCATCAAAATCACCGCGCTGATGGCCAACGTGGCGCTGATCGCCCCGCTGCTCGGGCCGCTGGCCGGCGCGGCGCTGATCCACGTCGCGCCGTGGCAGAGCATGTTCGTACTGTTCGCCGCGCTGGCGGCCATCGCCTTCTACGGCCTGTGGAAAGCGATGCCGGAAACCGCCACGCTGCAGGGCGAGGCGTTCTCCGCCGCCAACCTGTGGCGCGACTACCGCCAGGTGCTGGGCAACCGCCGCTTCCTGTGCGGCGCGCTGGCGATCGGTTTCGCCAGCCTGCCGCTGCTGGCCTGGATCGCCCAGTCGCCGGTGATCCTGATCAGCGGTGAGTCGCTGTCGACGCTGGACTACGGCCTGCTGCAAATCCCGGTGTTCGGCGCGCTGATCCTCGGCAACCTGACGCTGGCGCGCCTGACCGGCAAAAACAGCGTGGAGCGCCTGATCAAGCTGGGCGCAGGCCCGATGCTGCTGGGGTTGCTGATCGCCGCGCTGGCAACCCAGTTCTCCAGCCACGCCTACCTGTGGATGACCGCCGGCCTGAGCCTGTACGCCTTCGGCATTGGCCTCGCCAACGCCGGGTTGTACCGCCTGACGCTGTTCTCAAGCAACGTCAGCAAGGGCACGGTATCAGCCACCATGGGCATGCTGAGCATGATGGTGTTCACCGTCGGCATCGAGCTGGCCAAGGTCGCCTACGTCTGGGGCGGCAGCGGGCTGTTCAACCTGTTCAACCTCATCAGCGGCCTGTGCTGGCTGACGCTGGTGGCGCTGTTCCTCGGCAAACGCCGCAACGGCGACCCCACGCCGCAGCCGACCGGCGCGGCTTAA